GGCCGACGAGGCCTCCCGCGCGCTGGAGAAGGTCCAGGAGCGCAACGAGGACTGGGACAACGACCCGAAGTGGAACGACGACGGCCCCGGGTCCGGTGACGGCCTCACCGACGGCACGCCGGACAGCTGATCACGCCTTCTTGTTCTTCTTGTCCTTCTTCCGCTTCCCGGGCAGCGGGGCCTGGGCGAGGTCGGCGGCGGCGCGCACGCTCTTGAGCGCCCGCCGGGTGTTCTTGTCCAGGCTCCGGGTCAGCTCGGCGATGGCGGCCTCGTACTGCTGAGCGACGCGCGCGGCCGTCTCGGCGGCGACGCGCTCCGCGGTCTCCTGCGCGACCCGCTGGACCAGGGCGGCGGTGCTGGCGGCCTGGGCGCCCGCGTCGAGCGCGCGCTCGGCGGGTGAGCGTCGGGCCGCCGCTGCCACCGGCTTCGCCGCCGCACTCGACGAGGCGGCCGCCTTCTTCGCGGGCGCCTTCTTCGCGGGCGCCTTCTTGGCGGCGGTCTTCTTCGCGGGCGCCTTCGTGGCGGGCGTCTTCTTCGCGGGCGCCTTCTTCGCGGGCGCCTTCTTCGCCGGTGCCTTCTTGGCGGTCGTCTTCTTCGCCGCGGTCTTCTTCGCGCTCGTCCTGCTGGCCGGGGTCTCGCTCACAGCGTGCTCCTCGCGTCGTCGGACCCCGATCGTCCCGCTGACGCGGGCCGTTGTCACCGGTGAGGCGCCGCCGGCCCGCGTCCCCGGGTCAGAAGGTGTGCTCGGGACCGGGGAAGGTCCCGCCCCGGACGTCGTCGGCGTAGGCGCGCGCGGCGTCGAGCAGGACCTGGTGGACGTCGGCGTACTGCTTGACGAACCGGGCCATCCGACCGGTGCGCAGGCCGAAGGCGTCCTGCCACACGAGGACCTGCCCGTCGCAGCCGGCGCCGGCGCCGATGCCGATGGTCGGGATGGTCAGCTCCTTGCTGATCCGCTCCGCGACGTCGCCCGGCACCATCTCCATCACCACCGCGAACGCGCCGGCGTCCTGCACGGCGCGCGCGTCGGCGACGACCCGGTCGCTCGCGTCGCCGCGCCCCTGGACGCGGTAGCCGCCGAGGGTGTGCTCGCTCTGCGGGGTGAAGCCGATGTGGGCCATCACGGGGATGCCGCCGCGGGTGCACTTCTCGATGACCGGCGCCATCTCGGCGCCACCCTCGAGCTTGACGCAGTGGGCGCCGGCCTCCTTCATGAAGCGGACGGCGGTGAGGTAACCCTGCTCGGGGGAGGCCTGGTAGCTGCCGAACGGCAGGTCGCCGACGACCATCGCCCGCTTCACCGAGCGCGCCACCGCGCGGGTGAGGGGCAGCAGCTCGTCGACGGTGATCGGCAGCGACGTCTCGTTGCCGAGGACGTTGTTGGAGGCGGAGTCGCCGACGAGCAGCAGGTCGATGCCCGCCTCGTCGAAGGTCGCGGCCGTGTACATGTCGTAGGCCGTGAGCATGGTGATCTTCTCGCCGCGCTCCTTCATCTCCCGCAGGTGGTGGGTGCGCACGCGCTTCGCGGGCGGGGCCTGCGGGGAGGTGGTGGCGGGGCCGGAGCCGTACGGGGCGGTCTCCTCGGACTTCTCGGACATGGGCACCTCTCGTCATCTCGCGGCTCCCCGGTGGAGTCCACGGACCACTCGTCAGGCTAGTGCCGAACCCGGGGGTAGCCGCCTGTGTCGAGGCTCACACGCGGCTCAGTGCGGGGAGACGCGCAGCACCCGGTCGTCGCCCCCGTTGTCGGTGGTGAGGAGCAGGTCGCCGTTGCGGGCCGTGGTCACCGACCGCAGCCGGCCGTGGCGCTGGAGCGCCTTCGGGCTCGTGACGGAGACCAGCTCGCCCCGGGCGTCGAAGCGCAGGAAGACGACGCGGGACGCCTTGAGCGCGGCGACGGCGAGGGTGCCGTCGAGGCGCCCCCACTGCCGCCCGCGGACCCAGGCGCCGCCGGAGGTGGCGAGGGTCGGGTCGCCGGACGACCAGCGCGCCTCCTGCTGCTCGCCCGGGAGCGCCTGGTCGGTCATCGGCACCGACTCGTCGTAGCCCGGCACCGGGTTCCAGCCGTAGTCCCCGCCCGGCACGAGCAGGTTGACCTCGTCGTCGCGGGAGCTGCCCTGCTCGACCGACCACAGCGAGCCGTCGGCCCGCTGGGCGAGTCCCTGGACGTTGCGGTGGCCGTAGGTCCACACGAACCGTCGCGCCGTCGTCGCGTCGGCGTACGGGTTGTCGGCCATCGGCTCGCCGGTGCGGCGGTGCACCCGCAACGTCTTGCCGCCGAGGGAGTCGAGGTCGCGCGGGTTGGTGCCGATGGCGGCGTCACCGGTGCCGACGACCAGCGCGTCGGAGTCGCGGTCGAGCAGCAGCCGGCAGCCGCCGTGCCGACCGGACGACGAGGGGAGCCCGGTGAGCACGGTCCGCTGGTGGCTGAGCCGCTTCCACCTCGCGTCGGCGCGCCAGCGGGTGACCTGGACGTGGTTGCCGCCCTCGGTGCTGCCGTGGCAGGCCCACACGGTGCGTCGCGCCGGGTCGACCGCCAGCGACATCAGGCCGGTCTCGCCGGAGACCCACACCAGCCGCGACAGGTCGGCCAGGGTGCGCCGCTTGCCGTTGCGCACCACGCTGATCCGGGCCCGGTCGCGCTCGGAGACCAGGAGCCGGCCGCCGGGGGCCTGCTGGACGTCCCACGGGTGGTCGAGGCGGCGTACGACGGTGCGCACGCGCAGCGCGGGCACCCTCGCGTGGGCCGCCACGGCGGGCGCCGCGGCGCTCGTCCCGGCCGTCCGAGTCGTCGAGGCGGCCGGACCGGTCGCGAGGGTGAGGGCGCTGCCGACGAGGACGGCGACGAGGCCGGGGACGGCGAGGGCGGGGACGGTGGGCGTGCGCGGCTGCATCTGCCGCACGCTACGCCCGGCGCGCGCCCCCGGCCAGCACCCGCGACCCGTGCTCAGGTGCGTGACGTCACGGCCAGCTGTCGGGCCAGGCGTCGCTGAACCGCCGTCCGAGGTCCTCGGCTCCGGACCGCACGCCGTCGACGACCTGACCCGCGCCGTCGACGACACGGCCCGCGCCGTCGACGACGGCGTCGCGCACGCCCTCCAGCGGCTCGACGACGTAGTTCTCGACGGCCTGCTGCGCCTGGTAGGACGCCTCGCTCCCGGCGAAGTCGTAGAGCCGGTCGTGGGCCGGGGTGTCGCGGCCGGGCACGAGGTCCACCTGGTCGTCGCGGTCGATGACGACGTTGGTGATGTTCTCCAGCGACGCCGTGTCGACGTCGAGGTAGCTGGTGTGGCGGTCGAGGATCGCTCCGCCGTCCTGGAGGTGGAACGGCGTGTCGGTGCCGTCCGAGGAGGTGTCGAAGCGGTGGGCGCCGAACCCTGCCTGGCTGGGGTCGTCGCCGAGGCCGAGGTTGCCGAGGTGGACGGTGTCGCCGCCGATGCGGACCGGCACGTCGACGGAGATCTCCCCGCCCAGCCAGGTGACGAAGTCGTTCTCGCGCGACCCGACGAACACCTCGCCCTCCGGCGCGTGGAGGCCGGACACGTCGTGCACCCCGCCACCGGCGCCGGGACTGCCGATGAGCACCAGGGAGTCCTCGTCGAGGCCGTCGGCGGCGGCGTGAGCGGCGGTGGTGGAGCCGTAGCTGTGGCCGATCACCGTGAGGTGGGACTGCCCGGTGGGGCTGTCGCCGTCGTAGGTGGCTCGCAGGCCGTCGACGAAGTCGCTGAGCAGGTGGCCGCCGTTCTCGGCGAGGTCCTCGCGGGTGACCCCGGCGATGTCACCGAGCTCGGCGGTGATGCCCTCCGCGGCGCTGGGGGCGTCGTAGCCCATCCAGGCGATCGCGGCGATGTCCTCGCCCTTGTCGTGGGCGCTCATGAACAGGTTGAGCGCGTCCTGGCCCTGCGAGCCCATCTTGGTCATGTCGTTGGTGAGTCCGGGGACGATCACGGCGGTGTCGTCGGCGGTGTCGGGGTCGCCGTAGCTGACCGCCGCCGCGCCGTCGCCGTCGAAGGCGTGGGGCAGGTAGACCATGAGGTTGGTGTCGACCGGGGTGCCGGCGAGCTCTCCGAGGGCGAGCGCGTCCCGCGTCGCCACCACCCGCTCCAGCCACGCCCGCTCCTGATCGGTGAGGGAGCCGTCGGCCTGCCGCTGGCGCAGGTACTCCTCGTCGCGGTCGATCGTCGCGCGGTTGGCCTCGTCCCGGTCACCGGTGGGGATGCCGTTGGTGTTGCCGACGAGCTCGGGGAACGCGATCGCGAGCGCGGCGCGCTGGGCGTCGGTGAGGGAGAGCCACCAGTCGTTGACCGACCGGGGGTCGGCCTGCGACGCGAGCTGGCGGCGCAGGCCGTCGACGTCGACGCGCGTCGAGTCGTCGCGCGCGTCCCTGCCCTCGGAGGTCGTGTCGAGCGACGCGAGGACCGCGATCACGCGGTCCTCGTCGGCGCGGACCCGCTCGAGCCAGGCCTCGCGGTCGGCGACGATCCGGTCGTGCCGGCGCAGCAGCGCCGCGGCCTCGTCCAGCAGTGCGTCGGCCTGGTCGGCCGGTGCGCCGTCGGCGCGCGACCACAGCGACTCGCGGTCGCGGTTGAAGGCGACGCGCTCGTCGTCGAGCCGGTCGAGCTCGGCGCGCCGCGTGGCCATCTGGTCGAGGTACGCCTCCACGGCGGTGACGGCCTTCTCCAGCGCGGCGACGGCGGCGTCGGCGCGGCGTCCCATCGCGGTCATGGCGTGACCGGCGGCGTCGGCGGCGTTGCCGGTCCACCCGGCGGGCACGCCGTGGGCGGACATCCAGGAGGTCACGTCGGAGGTCGCGACGGCGGCGGCGCGCAGGTCGGTCGCCACGGCCGCGGCCGAGGGGCGTACGTCGGGCTCGGGCCACTCGGGGATCGGGGCAGGGACCTGGATGGTGGTCATCGGTCCGCCCACGGCACGAGGTCCTGCAGGTCGGTAGACGCCTGCTGGTCGGTGGCGAAGAAGTCGAGCCGCACGGCCGAGAGCGCCTGGGAGTGGTGGCCGGCGGCGCGCTCCATGGCGTCGATCTCGGTGCGCCACGTCTCGACGAAGCGGGTCGCCGCGGCGGCCACGCGGGGTCCGAGCTCGGAGACCTCGGCCTGGGCGAGGTTGCGGCTGGCGGAGTGGAGCACGTCGGCCTGCTCGTCCCAGTCGCGCGCGGCCTGGAGGATGACGGGGTAGGGGACCTGGGTCACGACCGGTCACCGTCCTCGGACCACGCCGCGTCGGCGACCGGGCGCGAGGTGAGGACGAGCTCGACGCCGCCCTCGACGACGCGGGCCACGAGGCGGTGACCGTCGCGGAACGCCTCGAGCGTGGGCCTCTCCTGCCGCTCCAGCGGCGCCGCC
Above is a genomic segment from Nocardioides okcheonensis containing:
- a CDS encoding PQQ-dependent sugar dehydrogenase, producing the protein MQPRTPTVPALAVPGLVAVLVGSALTLATGPAASTTRTAGTSAAAPAVAAHARVPALRVRTVVRRLDHPWDVQQAPGGRLLVSERDRARISVVRNGKRRTLADLSRLVWVSGETGLMSLAVDPARRTVWACHGSTEGGNHVQVTRWRADARWKRLSHQRTVLTGLPSSSGRHGGCRLLLDRDSDALVVGTGDAAIGTNPRDLDSLGGKTLRVHRRTGEPMADNPYADATTARRFVWTYGHRNVQGLAQRADGSLWSVEQGSSRDDEVNLLVPGGDYGWNPVPGYDESVPMTDQALPGEQQEARWSSGDPTLATSGGAWVRGRQWGRLDGTLAVAALKASRVVFLRFDARGELVSVTSPKALQRHGRLRSVTTARNGDLLLTTDNGGDDRVLRVSPH
- the panB gene encoding 3-methyl-2-oxobutanoate hydroxymethyltransferase, producing MSEKSEETAPYGSGPATTSPQAPPAKRVRTHHLREMKERGEKITMLTAYDMYTAATFDEAGIDLLLVGDSASNNVLGNETSLPITVDELLPLTRAVARSVKRAMVVGDLPFGSYQASPEQGYLTAVRFMKEAGAHCVKLEGGAEMAPVIEKCTRGGIPVMAHIGFTPQSEHTLGGYRVQGRGDASDRVVADARAVQDAGAFAVVMEMVPGDVAERISKELTIPTIGIGAGAGCDGQVLVWQDAFGLRTGRMARFVKQYADVHQVLLDAARAYADDVRGGTFPGPEHTF
- a CDS encoding alpha/beta hydrolase, which produces MTTIQVPAPIPEWPEPDVRPSAAAVATDLRAAAVATSDVTSWMSAHGVPAGWTGNAADAAGHAMTAMGRRADAAVAALEKAVTAVEAYLDQMATRRAELDRLDDERVAFNRDRESLWSRADGAPADQADALLDEAAALLRRHDRIVADREAWLERVRADEDRVIAVLASLDTTSEGRDARDDSTRVDVDGLRRQLASQADPRSVNDWWLSLTDAQRAALAIAFPELVGNTNGIPTGDRDEANRATIDRDEEYLRQRQADGSLTDQERAWLERVVATRDALALGELAGTPVDTNLMVYLPHAFDGDGAAAVSYGDPDTADDTAVIVPGLTNDMTKMGSQGQDALNLFMSAHDKGEDIAAIAWMGYDAPSAAEGITAELGDIAGVTREDLAENGGHLLSDFVDGLRATYDGDSPTGQSHLTVIGHSYGSTTAAHAAADGLDEDSLVLIGSPGAGGGVHDVSGLHAPEGEVFVGSRENDFVTWLGGEISVDVPVRIGGDTVHLGNLGLGDDPSQAGFGAHRFDTSSDGTDTPFHLQDGGAILDRHTSYLDVDTASLENITNVVIDRDDQVDLVPGRDTPAHDRLYDFAGSEASYQAQQAVENYVVEPLEGVRDAVVDGAGRVVDGAGQVVDGVRSGAEDLGRRFSDAWPDSWP